The following proteins are co-located in the Halarcobacter sp. genome:
- a CDS encoding adenylosuccinate synthase gives MSKADLIVGIQWGDEGKGKMVDMLAQNYDVVCRSQGGHNAGHTIWVDGVRYALHLIPSGVLNPKAINIIGNGVVLSPEAIIKEMEQFNDLEGRLFISDKAHLNLPYHALIDQAKERLKGDKAIGTTGKGIGPAYAEKISRTGFRVGELLDPSKLADGIIEYFEQSKAIFDVLEIETPNKDELVELLTSYKNKLEPYIANTTNMVWDAIDKDKKILLEGAQGTLLDIDHGTYPYVTSSSCVSAGACTGLGISPKDIGIVTGIVKAYTTRVGNGPFPSEDFTDEGQKIADIGKEVGVTTGRGRRCGWFDAIAVKHAARLNGCDQLSLMKLDVLDGFPRIKICVAYDVDGERIDYMPSNLDNVKPIYEEFEGWDSVVGCREFAALPENAKKYINKIEELTGVKVGIVSTSPEREDTIIRG, from the coding sequence ATGAGTAAAGCTGATTTAATTGTTGGTATCCAATGGGGAGATGAAGGAAAAGGTAAGATGGTTGACATGCTTGCCCAAAATTATGATGTAGTTTGTAGAAGCCAAGGTGGACACAATGCAGGTCACACTATCTGGGTTGATGGTGTAAGATACGCACTACATTTAATCCCTTCAGGAGTATTAAATCCAAAAGCAATAAATATTATAGGGAATGGAGTAGTTCTTTCTCCTGAAGCAATTATAAAAGAGATGGAACAATTTAATGATTTAGAAGGTAGACTTTTTATCTCAGATAAAGCACATCTAAACTTGCCTTATCATGCTTTGATTGATCAAGCAAAAGAGAGATTAAAAGGTGACAAAGCTATTGGGACAACTGGAAAAGGTATCGGTCCAGCATATGCTGAAAAGATTAGTAGGACAGGATTCAGAGTAGGGGAATTATTAGACCCTTCAAAATTAGCAGATGGTATAATTGAATACTTTGAACAAAGTAAAGCTATTTTTGATGTATTAGAGATTGAAACACCAAATAAAGATGAATTAGTTGAACTATTAACTTCATATAAAAATAAATTAGAACCATATATTGCAAATACAACAAATATGGTTTGGGATGCGATTGATAAAGATAAAAAAATACTATTAGAGGGTGCACAAGGTACACTTTTAGATATTGACCATGGTACATATCCTTATGTTACTTCATCATCTTGTGTTAGTGCAGGGGCATGTACTGGTTTAGGAATATCTCCAAAAGATATTGGTATTGTAACGGGTATTGTTAAAGCATATACTACTAGAGTTGGTAATGGACCTTTCCCATCAGAAGATTTTACAGATGAGGGTCAAAAGATAGCTGATATTGGTAAAGAGGTTGGAGTAACAACTGGTAGAGGAAGAAGATGTGGTTGGTTTGATGCAATTGCTGTTAAACATGCTGCAAGACTTAATGGTTGTGATCAATTATCATTAATGAAACTAGATGTATTAGATGGTTTCCCAAGAATTAAAATCTGCGTTGCATATGATGTGGATGGGGAAAGAATTGATTATATGCCATCTAATTTAGATAATGTTAAACCTATCTATGAAGAGTTTGAAGGATGGGATAGTGTAGTTGGATGTAGAGAGTTTGCTGCACTTCCAGAAAATGCAAAAAAATATATCAATAAAATAGAAGAGTTAACTGGTGTTAAAGTAGGTATAGTTTCAACATCACCAGAGAGAGAAGATACAATTATTAGAGGATAA
- a CDS encoding DUF507 family protein: MRMKLHHTPYISRRISRDLVNCNFVEIRKTKDEITDEIEKILDEDIEKEFTLDEKVSEILEGQEDNIEFYNADYRQLFWLTKKRLANDFGVILNNEDRFSDIAHKILDFLWEEDYIHYTCSDNQVKNVIFSSIDEFLKGFEKADDAVMEKIKHYKRKLIPGTEEYDIVYHRLYEEELIKRGLM, translated from the coding sequence ATGAGAATGAAGTTACATCATACACCATATATTTCAAGACGAATATCAAGAGATTTGGTAAATTGCAATTTTGTAGAGATAAGAAAAACAAAAGATGAAATTACTGATGAGATTGAAAAGATTTTGGATGAAGACATCGAAAAAGAGTTTACACTTGACGAAAAAGTTAGTGAAATATTAGAGGGTCAAGAAGATAATATAGAGTTTTATAATGCTGATTATAGACAACTTTTTTGGTTAACTAAAAAAAGGTTAGCTAATGATTTTGGTGTAATTTTAAACAATGAAGATAGATTTTCGGATATTGCACATAAGATATTAGATTTTTTATGGGAAGAGGATTATATTCATTATACTTGTTCAGATAATCAAGTGAAAAATGTAATATTTTCTTCAATAGATGAATTTTTAAAAGGTTTTGAAAAAGCAGATGATGCTGTTATGGAAAAAATTAAACATTATAAAAGAAAGTTAATACCAGGAACTGAGGAATATGATATTGTATATCATAGACTATATGAAGAAGAATTAATTAAACGAGGGTTAATGTAA
- the carA gene encoding glutamine-hydrolyzing carbamoyl-phosphate synthase small subunit — MQKVWIYIENGTFLEATSFGATGTAVGEIVFNTSLTGYQEIITDPSYAGQFVTFTMPEIGNVGVNKDDMESSGAHCKGVLVRNYHHEHSNFRAQGDLESLLKEQNVLGICNIDTRYLTKMIRDEGAMMMIASTEISDKDELAKVLSESPRIEDINYIKEVTTKESYVHKFGAWNHDNLAYDKAVMSDKKIVAIDFGIKRNILNELVASGLEVEVIPASFKADDLIARYEAGEIGGVFLSNGPGDPLTLTEEKAQIQKLIDKDIPMFAICLGHQMLSIAHGFDTYKLKFGQHGGNHPVANSETKVVEITAQNHNYNVPDNITDIADVTHMNLFDNTIEGVKYKNKPIFSVQHHPEASPGPHESKYIFDEFAKIVK; from the coding sequence ATGCAAAAAGTATGGATTTATATAGAAAATGGCACTTTTTTAGAGGCTACTTCTTTTGGTGCAACAGGTACTGCTGTTGGAGAGATTGTATTTAATACTTCATTAACAGGATATCAAGAGATTATTACAGATCCTAGTTATGCTGGACAATTTGTTACATTTACAATGCCAGAGATTGGAAATGTTGGAGTAAATAAAGATGATATGGAAAGTTCAGGTGCACACTGTAAAGGCGTACTAGTTAGAAACTATCATCATGAACATTCAAATTTTAGAGCACAAGGTGATTTAGAATCACTTTTAAAAGAACAAAATGTTCTTGGAATTTGTAATATTGATACAAGATACTTAACAAAAATGATTAGAGATGAGGGTGCAATGATGATGATTGCTTCAACTGAAATCTCTGATAAAGATGAGTTAGCAAAAGTATTAAGTGAAAGTCCAAGAATTGAAGATATCAATTACATCAAAGAGGTAACTACAAAAGAGTCTTATGTTCATAAATTTGGAGCATGGAATCATGATAATCTAGCTTATGATAAAGCTGTAATGAGTGATAAAAAAATCGTAGCTATTGATTTTGGAATTAAAAGAAATATTCTAAATGAATTAGTTGCCTCAGGTTTAGAAGTTGAAGTTATCCCTGCATCATTCAAAGCAGATGATTTAATCGCAAGATATGAAGCTGGTGAGATTGGTGGAGTATTCTTATCAAATGGACCTGGTGATCCATTAACTTTAACAGAAGAGAAAGCACAAATCCAAAAATTAATAGACAAAGATATCCCAATGTTTGCAATTTGTTTAGGACATCAAATGTTATCTATTGCACATGGATTTGATACATATAAATTAAAATTTGGTCAACATGGTGGAAACCATCCAGTAGCAAATTCTGAGACAAAAGTTGTGGAGATTACAGCTCAAAACCATAACTACAATGTTCCAGATAATATCACTGATATTGCAGATGTAACACATATGAATCTTTTTGATAATACTATTGAGGGTGTAAAATATAAGAATAAACCAATATTCTCAGTACAACATCACCCTGAGGCTAGTCCTGGCCCACACGAATCAAAATATATTTTTGATGAATTCGCAAAAATCGTAAAATAA
- a CDS encoding DMT family transporter yields MQSKSAITIFLLLGIVWGSNFIYMKWASDFITPLQVVLVRVLFGFIPVLIYALYKKVIKIEHFKYSFHFFMMSLLGTTVYYFFFVKATSLLLSGVTGALSGSIPLFAFLLGIIFLKEEKLDRRIIGIFIGMLGVIFISKPFDTNLFESNLEGIVDIILGSLIVGSSFVYAKRFLSPLKIHFAALTTYQLGFALITLLFITDLNGLTSITNDIHVFLGSVIGLGLLGTGLAFILYYYLIENLGAIAASSATYLPPVVALIIGYFFIGEDIDLIDCLGTILIFGGVFLVNNKK; encoded by the coding sequence ATGCAAAGCAAATCTGCAATAACAATTTTTTTATTATTAGGCATAGTTTGGGGTAGTAATTTTATATATATGAAATGGGCAAGTGATTTCATTACCCCTTTACAAGTTGTATTAGTAAGAGTTTTATTTGGTTTTATACCTGTATTAATATATGCACTATATAAAAAAGTTATAAAAATCGAGCATTTTAAATATAGCTTTCATTTTTTTATGATGTCTTTATTGGGCACAACAGTTTATTATTTTTTCTTTGTAAAAGCAACATCTTTATTATTATCTGGGGTTACAGGTGCTTTAAGTGGCTCAATTCCCTTATTTGCATTTCTATTGGGAATAATATTCTTAAAAGAGGAAAAACTAGATAGACGAATTATAGGAATTTTTATTGGAATGTTAGGGGTGATATTTATCTCAAAACCTTTTGATACAAATTTGTTTGAATCAAATCTTGAAGGTATAGTTGATATTATCTTAGGTTCGTTAATAGTTGGTTCCTCATTTGTATATGCAAAAAGGTTTTTATCACCTTTAAAAATTCATTTTGCAGCACTAACAACATATCAATTAGGTTTTGCATTAATTACTTTGTTATTTATAACAGATTTAAATGGTCTAACAAGTATTACAAATGATATTCATGTATTTTTAGGTTCTGTTATAGGTTTAGGTTTATTAGGTACAGGTTTAGCTTTTATTTTGTATTACTATTTAATAGAAAACTTAGGTGCAATTGCGGCATCATCTGCAACATATTTACCTCCAGTTGTTGCTTTGATAATAGGGTATTTTTTTATAGGTGAAGATATAGATTTAATTGATTGTTTAGGAACAATATTGATTTTTGGTGGTGTATTTTTAGTGAACAATAAAAAATAA
- a CDS encoding esterase-like activity of phytase family protein has product MNKQIPFIASLSIAAILGGCTSSKLNIDEVSSKILTKGSQLPYNVLRDDLIDAKTGKNFEIRNGGFGSDMVGHPTKSNQFYALTDRGPNATFKGKFGKGKKFPTPNYTPRIGLFELQKNGSVILIKQILLKRPDGSLITGLPNTSAFGGTGETPYDANGEVIRLDMQRAYNKVTNPIRLDDFGLDGEGLVALEDGTFWISDEYGPHIVHFDQNGKELERINAFTKDKRVKYNLPQEFENRRANRGMEGLTITPDESTLVGIMQSTMYNPSKKVKDLDLTRIVTINPSTGKTAQYLYKQDKNQNSNSGIASIGDNKYYVIERDGSFAQGGPKKANPKAQKYIYEIDLSSATNLEDIKSSGVFKQDEKLGLLINGKTLEEFVKDNGWDKLAILGIKPASKKLVLDMVKAVNYPHDKMEGMWIIDKNYIGILNDDDFATWSTKGNLHSKMLGNGKVDSNTLYIQKIK; this is encoded by the coding sequence ATGAATAAACAAATACCTTTTATAGCTTCCTTATCAATAGCTGCCATATTAGGCGGTTGTACAAGCTCTAAACTAAATATAGATGAAGTATCTTCAAAAATCTTAACTAAAGGTTCACAACTTCCATATAATGTTTTAAGAGATGATTTAATTGATGCAAAAACTGGAAAAAATTTTGAGATAAGAAATGGTGGATTTGGTTCAGATATGGTTGGACATCCTACAAAAAGCAACCAATTCTATGCTTTAACAGATAGAGGACCAAATGCAACATTTAAAGGAAAATTTGGAAAAGGTAAAAAATTTCCTACTCCTAATTATACGCCAAGAATTGGTCTTTTTGAACTTCAAAAAAATGGTTCAGTTATACTTATAAAACAAATCTTACTTAAAAGACCAGATGGCTCACTTATAACTGGATTACCTAATACATCCGCATTTGGTGGTACAGGAGAAACTCCATATGATGCAAATGGAGAAGTTATTAGATTAGATATGCAAAGAGCTTATAACAAAGTAACAAATCCTATTAGGCTTGATGACTTTGGTTTAGATGGTGAAGGTTTAGTAGCTTTAGAAGATGGAACTTTTTGGATAAGTGATGAGTATGGTCCACATATTGTACATTTTGATCAAAATGGAAAAGAGCTTGAAAGAATAAATGCTTTTACTAAAGATAAAAGAGTTAAATATAATCTTCCTCAAGAATTTGAAAATAGAAGAGCAAACAGAGGTATGGAAGGGTTAACAATAACTCCTGATGAATCTACTCTCGTTGGAATTATGCAATCTACAATGTATAACCCATCAAAAAAAGTTAAAGATTTAGATTTAACAAGAATTGTTACAATTAATCCAAGTACAGGTAAAACTGCCCAATATCTTTATAAACAAGATAAAAATCAAAACTCTAACTCAGGTATTGCCTCAATTGGTGATAATAAATACTACGTTATAGAAAGAGATGGTTCTTTTGCACAAGGTGGACCTAAAAAAGCTAATCCTAAAGCTCAAAAATATATTTATGAGATTGATCTTTCATCTGCAACTAACTTAGAAGATATTAAATCATCAGGTGTATTTAAACAAGATGAAAAACTAGGCTTATTAATCAATGGAAAAACACTTGAAGAGTTTGTAAAAGATAATGGTTGGGATAAACTTGCTATATTAGGTATTAAACCAGCTTCAAAGAAACTTGTATTAGATATGGTTAAAGCTGTTAACTATCCTCATGATAAAATGGAGGGTATGTGGATTATAGATAAAAACTATATTGGTATTTTAAATGATGATGACTTTGCTACTTGGTCAACAAAAGGTAACTTACACTCTAAAATGCTAGGCAATGGTAAAGTTGATTCAAATACTCTTTATATCCAAAAAATAAAATAG
- a CDS encoding phosphatidylglycerophosphatase A: protein MRKLFLTLFYSGLSPKAPGTVGSFVALILGLLLIQYIHETTLFLLAFLITAIAIKEIDKYEKEVGEHDSKEIVIDELAGMWIALSICGINEENFYIMGALAFIFFRVFDIWKPSIIGKIDKTVKGGWGVMGDDIIAGIAGGISATAVYTLLDKFLF from the coding sequence ATGAGAAAACTTTTTTTAACACTTTTTTATAGTGGATTAAGTCCAAAAGCACCTGGAACAGTTGGTTCATTTGTTGCTTTAATTTTAGGTTTATTACTAATTCAATATATTCATGAGACTACACTTTTTTTACTTGCTTTTCTAATCACAGCAATTGCAATTAAAGAGATAGATAAGTATGAAAAAGAAGTAGGTGAACACGACAGCAAAGAGATTGTTATTGATGAACTAGCTGGAATGTGGATTGCTCTTTCAATTTGTGGAATAAATGAAGAAAACTTTTATATTATGGGTGCTTTAGCATTTATTTTCTTTAGGGTATTTGATATCTGGAAACCTTCAATTATTGGGAAAATTGATAAAACTGTAAAAGGTGGTTGGGGAGTAATGGGAGACGATATTATCGCCGGTATTGCTGGTGGTATCTCTGCAACTGCTGTTTATACCTTACTAGATAAATTTCTTTTTTAA
- a CDS encoding DNA-binding response regulator, translated as MNILIIESEIYLAQKVVSRLLDDGHNCDFVESPNIDNLTKDYDIILLSTSLPASLCKTIIRRYNDSIILLLVSYISDETVTDPIKEGAKDYIMKPFIMDELVRKIYHYRECKSLRKELQTLREYLDFQFNSVDTAGSVLPTTFPLLIETNSQISADKLAFELSRKLDLQMKFISLSSDNWQKQVNERFNGILYLTDFHALKKSSKESIIRIIEEKKAILVSLENEEDFPYTKVNFHKDDEFMLSNSIMTINDYVKMMVLSYQSKYPDTELSKKLGISRKSLWEKRKKLGIEKKK; from the coding sequence ATGAACATACTAATAATAGAAAGTGAAATTTATTTAGCTCAAAAAGTTGTTTCAAGACTTCTTGATGATGGACATAACTGTGATTTTGTAGAATCACCAAATATTGATAATCTTACAAAAGATTATGATATTATTCTTTTATCTACATCTCTTCCTGCATCATTATGTAAAACAATAATAAGAAGATACAATGATTCTATTATCTTACTTTTAGTATCTTATATTTCAGATGAGACAGTTACAGACCCTATTAAAGAGGGTGCAAAAGATTATATTATGAAACCTTTTATAATGGATGAACTTGTTAGAAAGATTTACCATTATAGAGAATGTAAATCTCTAAGAAAAGAGTTACAAACATTAAGAGAATATCTTGATTTCCAATTTAATAGTGTAGATACTGCAGGTTCAGTATTACCAACAACTTTCCCACTTCTAATAGAAACAAATTCCCAAATATCAGCTGATAAATTGGCATTTGAATTATCTAGAAAACTAGATTTACAAATGAAATTTATCTCTTTGAGTAGTGATAACTGGCAAAAACAGGTTAATGAGAGATTTAATGGAATACTTTATCTTACAGATTTTCATGCTCTTAAAAAAAGTTCAAAAGAGAGTATTATTAGAATAATTGAAGAAAAAAAAGCTATCTTAGTATCTCTAGAAAATGAAGAGGATTTTCCTTATACTAAAGTTAATTTTCACAAAGATGATGAGTTTATGCTATCAAATAGTATTATGACAATAAATGATTATGTAAAAATGATGGTTTTATCTTATCAATCAAAATATCCTGATACTGAATTAAGTAAAAAACTTGGTATCTCTAGAAAATCTCTTTGGGAAAAAAGAAAAAAACTTGGAATTGAAAAGAAGAAATAG
- a CDS encoding bifunctional 2-C-methyl-D-erythritol 4-phosphate cytidylyltransferase/2-C-methyl-D-erythritol 2,4-cyclodiphosphate synthase — protein MSGITLVVLCAGNSSRFELTAKKQWLRIDNSPLWLFVTNRLKEFYDFEKIIIASHKNELNYMKNFSDEFIFVEGGETRQKSMQNALAQVSSDYVMFTDVARAGIPKKVIENLISSKDDATCIVPVLNVNDTVVFKNETINRDEVKLIQTPQLSKVEVLKQALNTNKEFTDDSSAIKDIGGTVKYVQGSIESKKITFEEDIDTISSLSAPSKNFFTGTGFDIHPFEDNKKMFLGGIEIDVPYGFKAHSDGDVLIHSLIDALLGAAGAGDIGEFFPDTSEEFKDIDSKVLLKNIVTFIYNVGYEIVNVDLTIIAQKPKINPYKQTIKNTIAKYLNIEKQFVNIKATTAEKLGFIGRSEGVAVQSIATLKYYDWKRK, from the coding sequence GTGTCAGGTATTACATTAGTAGTTTTATGTGCAGGAAACTCTTCGCGATTCGAACTTACTGCTAAAAAACAATGGCTTAGAATTGATAATTCTCCTCTGTGGCTATTTGTTACAAATAGACTTAAAGAGTTCTATGATTTTGAAAAAATAATAATTGCTTCTCACAAAAATGAACTAAATTACATGAAAAACTTCTCAGATGAATTTATATTTGTTGAAGGTGGAGAAACAAGACAAAAATCTATGCAAAATGCTTTAGCTCAGGTTAGTAGCGATTATGTAATGTTTACTGATGTTGCTAGAGCAGGTATTCCAAAAAAAGTTATTGAAAACTTAATCTCTTCAAAAGATGATGCTACTTGTATAGTTCCAGTTTTAAATGTCAATGATACAGTTGTATTTAAAAATGAAACTATTAACCGAGATGAAGTAAAACTTATACAAACTCCTCAACTTTCTAAAGTTGAAGTTTTAAAACAAGCACTTAATACAAATAAAGAGTTTACAGATGACAGTTCAGCTATAAAAGATATTGGAGGAACTGTTAAATATGTACAAGGAAGTATTGAAAGTAAAAAAATCACTTTTGAAGAGGATATAGATACAATCTCATCTTTATCTGCACCCTCTAAAAACTTCTTTACAGGTACAGGTTTTGATATTCATCCATTTGAAGATAATAAAAAAATGTTCTTAGGTGGAATAGAGATTGATGTTCCCTATGGATTTAAAGCTCATAGTGATGGAGATGTATTGATACATTCTTTAATTGACGCACTTTTAGGCGCTGCTGGGGCAGGAGATATTGGAGAATTTTTTCCAGATACAAGTGAAGAGTTTAAAGATATTGATTCAAAAGTTTTACTAAAAAATATTGTTACATTTATTTATAATGTTGGGTATGAGATTGTAAATGTTGACTTAACAATAATTGCACAAAAACCAAAAATCAACCCTTATAAACAGACGATTAAAAATACAATTGCAAAATATTTGAATATAGAAAAGCAATTTGTAAATATAAAAGCAACTACAGCTGAAAAGCTTGGCTTTATAGGAAGAAGTGAAGGTGTGGCAGTTCAAAGTATTGCAACACTTAAATATTATGATTGGAAAAGAAAATGA
- a CDS encoding HDOD domain-containing protein, with amino-acid sequence MKKLIIEKIDSLPPLPKSVIELEEFRKMSNQEPLDLLKIIEKDPLIITTVLRVANSAMFGFVSEVETPSRAISLLGVNFTISIALGTVIQSLVNTNLDAYNVSTDDFMFSSNLASSLVNTWVSKISFDLKEELILPAFLQEVGKFVISEVIIESDKKEDFLSKLEISKNISSVEKEFLGYSCARITANIFKHWNLSHNLIFTIGFVEDLEHCPKDYVEKVKILEIIKILCDIRNPLSDQNVQRALNKANEYGLDTEPLLQSIDSIKFKLENDL; translated from the coding sequence ATGAAGAAACTTATTATCGAGAAGATTGATTCATTACCACCTTTACCAAAGAGTGTAATAGAACTAGAAGAATTTAGAAAAATGTCTAATCAAGAACCATTAGACTTACTAAAAATAATCGAGAAAGATCCTCTAATTATTACAACAGTCTTAAGAGTTGCTAACTCTGCAATGTTTGGTTTTGTTAGTGAAGTAGAAACTCCAAGCCGTGCAATATCACTTTTAGGTGTAAACTTTACAATTTCTATTGCATTAGGAACAGTTATTCAAAGTTTAGTAAATACAAATTTAGATGCTTACAATGTTTCTACTGACGACTTTATGTTTTCTTCAAATTTAGCTTCATCACTTGTCAATACTTGGGTATCAAAAATTAGTTTTGATTTAAAAGAGGAATTGATTCTTCCTGCATTTTTACAAGAGGTTGGAAAATTTGTAATCTCTGAAGTAATTATAGAAAGTGACAAAAAAGAAGACTTTTTAAGCAAACTTGAAATTAGTAAAAATATCTCTAGTGTTGAAAAAGAGTTTTTAGGATACTCTTGTGCAAGAATCACTGCAAATATCTTCAAACACTGGAATTTAAGTCATAATCTTATATTTACAATTGGTTTTGTAGAGGATTTAGAACATTGTCCTAAAGATTATGTTGAAAAAGTAAAAATTTTAGAAATAATTAAAATTTTATGCGATATTAGAAATCCACTTTCTGACCAAAATGTACAAAGGGCACTAAACAAAGCTAATGAATATGGTTTAGACACAGAACCTCTTTTACAATCAATAGATTCTATTAAATTTAAATTAGAAAATGATCTTTAA
- the thiC gene encoding phosphomethylpyrimidine synthase ThiC, with the protein MRDWLNNHKNDEVRTQMYYAKKGIITPDMEYVAQVEKLDPELVRSEIARGRLIIPANVNHKHLNPMAIGMASSCKINANIGSSALASDIQGEIEKVDVSLKYGADTIMDLSTGGDLDAIRSAVIEHSTVPIGTVPMYQILHDCNDKIEDLTIESMLAVLEKQAQQGVSYFTIHAGFLLQFMPHIAKRKMGIVSRGGSLMAAWMMHYHKENPFYDAYDDILEICRKYDVSLSLGDSLRPGCLADASDEAQLSELKVLGELTLRAWEKDVQVMIEGPGHVPLNQIERNMKLEREYCHEAPFYILGPLTTDIAAGYDHISSAIGAAVGGWHGASMLCYVTPKEHLGLPNANDVREGIIAYKIAAHSADIARGRKDARDIDDEMSDARYAFDWNKQFELCLDPERAKEYHDETLPQDVFKEAEFCSMCGPKFCSYKITQKIVDKHGDEIAQAV; encoded by the coding sequence ATGAGAGATTGGCTAAACAATCATAAAAATGATGAAGTAAGAACACAAATGTATTATGCTAAGAAAGGGATTATTACGCCTGATATGGAGTATGTAGCCCAAGTTGAGAAACTTGATCCTGAATTAGTAAGAAGTGAAATTGCAAGAGGAAGATTAATAATCCCAGCTAATGTTAATCATAAACATTTAAATCCAATGGCTATTGGTATGGCAAGTTCTTGTAAAATCAATGCAAACATAGGTTCATCTGCTTTGGCATCAGATATTCAAGGTGAGATTGAAAAAGTTGATGTATCATTGAAATATGGTGCTGACACAATCATGGATTTAAGTACAGGGGGAGATTTGGATGCAATTAGAAGTGCAGTAATTGAACACTCAACTGTTCCGATTGGAACAGTACCAATGTATCAAATTTTACATGATTGTAATGATAAAATTGAAGATTTAACAATTGAGAGTATGTTAGCTGTTTTAGAAAAACAAGCTCAACAAGGTGTTTCATATTTTACAATTCATGCAGGTTTCCTTTTACAATTTATGCCACATATTGCGAAAAGAAAAATGGGTATTGTATCAAGAGGTGGTTCTTTAATGGCTGCGTGGATGATGCATTATCATAAAGAAAATCCATTTTATGATGCTTATGATGATATCTTAGAGATTTGTAGAAAATATGATGTATCTTTATCTTTAGGGGATTCTTTAAGACCTGGATGTTTAGCGGATGCATCAGATGAAGCTCAATTATCAGAATTAAAAGTTTTAGGTGAATTAACACTAAGAGCATGGGAAAAAGATGTACAAGTTATGATTGAAGGGCCAGGACATGTTCCTTTAAATCAAATTGAAAGAAATATGAAATTAGAACGTGAATATTGTCATGAAGCACCATTTTATATTTTAGGACCACTTACAACAGATATTGCTGCTGGATATGATCATATCTCTTCTGCAATTGGTGCAGCAGTTGGTGGATGGCATGGAGCTTCAATGTTATGCTATGTTACACCAAAAGAGCATTTAGGTTTACCAAATGCAAATGATGTAAGAGAAGGTATTATTGCATATAAAATTGCTGCTCACTCTGCAGATATTGCAAGAGGAAGAAAAGATGCAAGAGATATTGATGATGAGATGAGTGATGCAAGGTATGCATTTGATTGGAATAAACAATTTGAACTTTGTTTAGACCCTGAAAGAGCAAAAGAGTATCATGATGAGACTCTTCCTCAAGATGTATTTAAAGAAGCAGAGTTTTGTTCAATGTGTGGACCAAAATTTTGCTCATATAAAATTACACAAAAAATTGTTGATAAACATGGAGATGAAATAGCACAAGCTGTTTAA